A genomic segment from Pistricoccus aurantiacus encodes:
- a CDS encoding STY4528 family pathogenicity island replication protein produces MKNFDVLIGRAASSLTQRRGDTSGSNVAEDALDGLLFMGNPHETVPRALLLDQRLGAVDVLGWQVIRLLSNADRTTAFPTYDELEPLLRSGAGQKASRKTVARVIAILRLTRWMSLGMKARNTTNGRMIGNIYVLHDEPLAPAEALSLDHEYIEYVIHCIRHGNKTVARVASLVKEELANGGVLEIPTRLEVIDQRADRQRRGEFPEETQVEAPQFPMETQASFPSSPWELRQFPDEIKPSFQRKLMPESTTYGPVSSGNSDTTVRSYTNSVCKTTAREETDRPLIWSWPLELTSDERESVSFMLTGLSNEVQQAVLDETAGRLEAGKVKSTMAFLHTLAKRAASNTFQATHFGHGVADKRHGVPVGTKASSDDVKVVPTAHATEGSEDGAPGIASTHASRNADPQPLSAETEEARRRLFKRLGLRR; encoded by the coding sequence ATGAAAAACTTTGACGTGCTCATTGGGCGCGCGGCGTCTTCCCTGACCCAGCGTCGAGGTGATACCTCAGGCTCGAACGTCGCGGAAGACGCGCTCGATGGCCTACTGTTCATGGGCAATCCCCACGAAACCGTGCCACGGGCGCTGTTGCTCGACCAGCGCCTGGGCGCGGTCGATGTGCTGGGTTGGCAGGTGATCCGGCTACTGTCGAATGCCGACCGCACGACGGCGTTTCCCACCTATGACGAACTGGAGCCGCTGCTCCGCTCGGGCGCGGGACAGAAGGCGTCACGTAAAACCGTCGCGCGCGTGATCGCGATCTTGCGCCTCACGCGCTGGATGTCGCTGGGCATGAAGGCCCGCAATACCACCAATGGGCGCATGATCGGCAACATCTATGTGCTGCACGATGAACCTCTGGCCCCCGCCGAAGCACTCTCTCTGGATCACGAGTACATCGAGTACGTCATCCACTGTATCCGGCACGGCAACAAGACGGTGGCCAGGGTCGCCAGCCTGGTCAAGGAAGAGCTGGCCAATGGTGGAGTTCTTGAGATACCCACGCGTCTGGAGGTGATTGATCAGCGGGCCGACAGGCAGCGGCGTGGCGAGTTTCCAGAGGAAACTCAGGTCGAAGCGCCCCAGTTCCCTATGGAAACTCAGGCAAGTTTTCCTAGTTCCCCATGGGAACTCAGGCAGTTTCCGGACGAGATCAAGCCCAGTTTCCAGCGGAAACTCATGCCAGAATCAACCACTTACGGCCCAGTTTCCAGCGGAAACTCAGATACTACAGTACGTAGTTATACAAACAGTGTATGTAAAACCACCGCGCGCGAGGAAACCGACAGGCCATTGATCTGGTCCTGGCCGCTCGAGCTGACCAGTGACGAACGCGAGTCGGTTTCGTTCATGCTCACCGGGCTGTCGAACGAGGTCCAGCAGGCGGTGCTCGACGAAACTGCCGGTCGTCTCGAGGCAGGCAAGGTGAAAAGCACCATGGCCTTCCTGCACACGCTGGCCAAGCGGGCTGCATCGAACACGTTCCAGGCGACGCATTTTGGGCATGGCGTTGCAGACAAGCGCCACGGTGTGCCGGTAGGCACCAAGGCGTCTAGCGATGATGTCAAGGTCGTGCCGACCGCCCATGCGACCGAGGGCAGTGAGGATGGCGCCCCTGGCATCGCCTCGACACATGCCTCGAGGAACGCCGACCCTCAGCCGCTTTCGGCGGAAACCGAGGAAGCGCGAAGGCGACTGTTCAAGCGCCTGGGGTTGCGCCGTTAA
- a CDS encoding DUF2857 domain-containing protein, with protein sequence MTTPQLNHALFNQALVLIREGDMRRARALGFSNEELQRLSRLRACEIEAMIHEFPAVARFELDHGIFKAALRRIERDQDRDGLVDHCIRHGASVQMLGAFFGLTPNDCSARRTLLGVPSRQGRLPMPEESVEVAAWHRWQTISDDPASPAASEDIRGMLVLAEELSLPLAVVWTLIKQWTTPEQARREILPSEDEGALREGVV encoded by the coding sequence ATGACCACGCCACAGCTCAATCATGCCTTGTTCAATCAGGCCCTCGTGCTGATTCGCGAGGGCGACATGCGCCGGGCACGGGCGCTGGGATTCAGCAACGAGGAGCTTCAGCGCCTGAGCCGTCTGCGCGCCTGCGAGATTGAAGCGATGATTCACGAGTTTCCCGCCGTGGCGCGATTCGAGCTCGACCACGGGATTTTCAAGGCGGCGCTGCGGCGCATTGAGCGCGATCAGGATCGCGACGGCCTCGTCGATCACTGCATCCGCCATGGGGCCAGTGTCCAGATGCTCGGCGCCTTCTTCGGGCTGACGCCTAACGACTGTTCCGCGCGGCGCACCCTGTTGGGGGTGCCGAGCCGGCAGGGCCGTCTGCCGATGCCGGAAGAGTCGGTCGAGGTCGCGGCCTGGCATCGCTGGCAAACGATCAGCGACGACCCGGCGAGCCCCGCCGCGAGCGAGGATATTCGCGGCATGCTGGTACTCGCCGAAGAACTGTCGTTGCCGCTGGCCGTGGTCTGGACGCTGATCAAGCAGTGGACCACGCCGGAGCAGGCTCGTCGGGAGATTCTGCCGAGTGAAGACGAGGGCGCACTGCGTGAAGGAGTGGTGTGA
- a CDS encoding PH domain-containing protein, giving the protein MDPNLIDQDAGRPIAEETSLATLRPSARVVIPSVAWWLSIALGVTGLALTVVFNRPGLVQRVEDSVGAALPEFGWVWLLGGVWLASLAFPLYQLLVLKTTTYHLTSQRLEYTRGILNRRRDQIELARIRDLTTSRTLMNRLLGIGTVILDTVDRSHPVFRIEAQRDVYALSDWLHQLNVEERTRLGYREYEGTQGV; this is encoded by the coding sequence ATGGATCCCAATTTGATAGACCAGGATGCCGGGCGACCGATAGCAGAAGAGACGTCGCTGGCCACGCTCAGGCCATCCGCCAGGGTGGTCATTCCATCCGTCGCGTGGTGGCTGTCGATTGCGCTGGGGGTAACCGGGTTGGCTCTGACCGTCGTATTCAATCGCCCGGGGCTGGTTCAACGGGTCGAGGATTCCGTCGGCGCTGCCCTGCCCGAATTCGGATGGGTCTGGTTGCTGGGTGGGGTGTGGTTGGCAAGTCTCGCTTTTCCGCTGTATCAGCTGCTGGTACTCAAGACGACCACCTATCACCTGACCAGTCAGCGCCTTGAATACACCCGAGGGATTCTGAATCGTCGTCGTGATCAGATAGAGCTGGCGAGGATTCGGGATCTCACCACGAGCCGTACCTTGATGAATCGACTCCTGGGCATCGGGACGGTGATCCTGGATACCGTGGATCGCTCTCATCCTGTGTTTCGGATCGAGGCGCAGCGTGATGTCTATGCGCTCAGCGATTGGCTGCATCAGTTGAATGTCGAGGAGCGAACACGTCTCGGCTACCGCGAGTACGAGGGGACTCAGGGCGTGTGA
- a CDS encoding PFL_4669 family integrating conjugative element protein, with the protein MASAEPRVGQLRSRIEMTLHTYPAVLVWHGRGVESGKPQVVGLKQFLFLAGRIHQAAAKDDPYADEWLLRLENKLDETRQALHQLKQRVSTVLKTIPEGLDVSRNVSQQPFVTPVFTGGQMGWQAVMLLMEYDGIVRDVLLAHHIGLLGNKQRGSMIRDQGGHAMRSLCYAPVKFPGFSGASRDDFAANNAKARAAREKFGELPQDILEGTRRSEFAPSIRREGTEATSVPEEQKLEGADLDDDQLMPQPGETKENE; encoded by the coding sequence ATGGCCAGCGCTGAGCCCCGCGTAGGGCAGCTACGCAGTCGAATCGAGATGACCCTGCACACCTACCCAGCCGTACTGGTCTGGCATGGCCGCGGGGTCGAGAGCGGGAAACCGCAGGTCGTGGGGCTGAAGCAGTTTCTGTTCCTGGCCGGGCGCATTCATCAGGCGGCAGCCAAGGACGATCCCTATGCGGATGAATGGCTGCTGAGGCTGGAAAACAAGCTTGATGAGACCCGACAGGCGCTGCATCAGCTCAAACAGCGCGTGAGCACCGTGCTCAAGACCATTCCCGAAGGATTGGATGTCAGTCGCAACGTCAGCCAGCAGCCGTTCGTGACGCCCGTCTTCACCGGTGGCCAGATGGGATGGCAGGCCGTGATGCTGCTGATGGAGTACGACGGCATCGTGCGCGACGTGCTGTTGGCCCATCACATCGGACTGTTGGGCAACAAGCAGCGGGGTTCCATGATCCGCGATCAGGGCGGGCATGCCATGCGCTCGCTCTGCTATGCCCCGGTCAAGTTTCCTGGGTTCAGCGGTGCCTCGCGCGATGACTTCGCGGCCAACAATGCCAAGGCACGAGCGGCCAGGGAGAAGTTCGGAGAGCTGCCGCAGGATATTCTGGAAGGGACGCGCCGCAGTGAGTTCGCCCCCTCGATACGACGCGAAGGCACCGAGGCAACCTCAGTGCCGGAGGAGCAGAAACTCGAAGGCGCGGACCTGGACGACGATCAGCTGATGCCCCAGCCGGGTGAAACCAAGGAGAATGAGTGA
- a CDS encoding DUF3158 family protein codes for MNALEQRQDFALNQYAKGLLKPFKGKGEILRFRDELDDECRRMWQEAADFANRYNRTVVQVGLWLKAHNNSGGRVRAVQWRDKAQTQMGRRLLEAVLRYGDVSQGMKRQLVEIETERVIFNAKIAAATRQVDRLNRVLRDLDEIEAML; via the coding sequence ATGAATGCACTGGAACAGCGTCAGGACTTTGCACTGAATCAGTACGCAAAGGGCCTTTTAAAACCCTTTAAGGGTAAGGGGGAGATCCTTCGTTTCCGGGATGAACTGGACGATGAGTGTCGACGGATGTGGCAAGAGGCGGCGGACTTTGCCAACCGGTACAACCGAACCGTGGTTCAGGTGGGGCTATGGCTCAAGGCTCACAACAACAGTGGAGGGCGCGTGCGTGCCGTGCAGTGGCGAGACAAGGCCCAGACCCAGATGGGACGGCGTCTACTCGAAGCCGTCTTGCGGTACGGCGATGTTTCCCAGGGCATGAAGCGTCAGTTGGTCGAGATCGAAACCGAGCGGGTCATCTTCAATGCCAAGATTGCTGCCGCCACGCGTCAAGTGGATCGACTGAACCGCGTGCTCAGGGACCTGGATGAGATCGAGGCAATGCTGTGA
- a CDS encoding ParB family protein has translation MSKYSITPDAIAAKLNQPGPKLMTQPIDRLPAPTTEQSISLTLEQLRPYDRNPRTHHNPKYDEIRESIRAVGLKQKLSVTQRPGDDRYMISDGGNTRLAILNELYEETGDERFFHQDCHFMPWQGEINVLAGHLAENDNRGQLSWIERARGIFEAKRMIEDEAGERISQRELTRRLKSLGFSISLSNISKMLYTIEHFLPTLPLTLDSGMGRPQIEKLIAYRQFCEECWERCRDHWKAHADDLGEGERWAICVVDGDFAQAWHDEMIQLDHDGQTEFRWNIVEDRLKGMLHDHTGLHFNPIDMAWKNWFTVRKYGRSASEEERADVWTTVDAELERLRHPQERHLYPPKEDGSLKTSKTAGTHSLPSSGNTDIEGDAGKKGGNKGEGDSSDRTGPAFENGSTDQPPQTPRKPDESGVPTAGGVDESIEMKTMRAQLEELEQRNAELEAQSPQAPVASSVDGHDGGAEDFGGLLDADGVMREHSPQPARSLKEQDTLIDDLTLSPYEETEGHRQLRHMMAREHGEEAIDFEAAALKSVPLMSGGPVAPITDLWHVPTWRRNARDLRMQIGEVVQALAGWAEIEASGLSDVIRLNAREGLGFELGPLGDNPSRRAQLVWQLLAGFLGDIDPRLPADISLLGELIGSCGTDSDVRLPDGLFIRVFWLTRLIRVLRDTLDNAERESQ, from the coding sequence ATGAGCAAGTATTCCATTACCCCCGATGCAATCGCGGCCAAGCTGAACCAGCCCGGGCCGAAGTTGATGACCCAGCCCATCGATCGGCTGCCGGCTCCCACGACCGAGCAGTCGATATCGCTGACGCTGGAACAGTTACGACCCTACGATCGCAATCCGCGGACACATCACAACCCCAAGTATGACGAGATTCGCGAGTCGATCCGTGCCGTTGGCCTCAAGCAGAAATTGAGCGTCACCCAGCGCCCGGGCGACGATCGCTACATGATCTCCGACGGGGGCAACACTCGACTGGCCATCCTGAACGAGCTGTACGAGGAGACCGGTGACGAGCGTTTCTTTCATCAGGATTGCCACTTCATGCCGTGGCAGGGCGAGATCAACGTGCTTGCCGGCCACCTGGCCGAGAACGACAACCGGGGCCAGCTCAGCTGGATCGAGCGCGCTCGCGGGATCTTTGAGGCCAAGCGGATGATCGAGGACGAGGCGGGTGAGCGAATCTCTCAACGTGAGTTGACTCGTAGACTCAAGTCTCTCGGCTTTTCCATCAGTCTCAGTAATATTTCCAAAATGCTTTATACGATCGAGCATTTCCTGCCCACGCTCCCCTTGACACTGGATAGCGGGATGGGGCGGCCGCAGATCGAGAAGTTGATCGCCTATCGCCAGTTCTGCGAGGAGTGCTGGGAGCGCTGCCGCGACCACTGGAAAGCTCACGCCGATGATCTCGGCGAAGGCGAGCGCTGGGCGATCTGCGTGGTCGACGGCGACTTCGCCCAAGCCTGGCATGACGAGATGATCCAGCTCGACCATGACGGTCAGACCGAGTTTCGCTGGAACATCGTCGAGGACCGGCTCAAGGGCATGCTCCACGACCATACCGGGCTGCACTTCAACCCGATCGACATGGCCTGGAAGAACTGGTTCACCGTGCGCAAGTACGGGCGTTCGGCGAGCGAGGAAGAACGTGCCGATGTCTGGACCACGGTCGATGCCGAGCTTGAGCGGTTGCGCCATCCCCAGGAACGCCACCTTTACCCGCCCAAGGAGGATGGTTCACTCAAGACCAGTAAGACGGCAGGAACGCACTCGCTGCCATCTTCTGGCAATACCGATATCGAGGGTGACGCGGGCAAGAAGGGTGGCAACAAGGGAGAGGGGGATAGCAGTGATCGGACGGGGCCGGCCTTCGAGAACGGTAGCACCGATCAGCCCCCGCAGACGCCTCGGAAGCCCGATGAGTCGGGCGTACCTACCGCTGGGGGCGTCGACGAATCGATCGAGATGAAGACCATGCGCGCCCAGCTCGAGGAGCTTGAGCAGCGCAACGCCGAACTGGAAGCGCAGTCCCCGCAGGCGCCGGTGGCGTCGAGTGTCGATGGCCACGATGGCGGTGCCGAGGACTTCGGGGGGCTGCTGGATGCCGACGGGGTCATGCGGGAGCACAGTCCACAACCGGCCCGCTCGCTCAAGGAGCAGGACACCCTGATCGATGACCTGACGCTGTCGCCCTACGAGGAGACGGAGGGCCATCGGCAGCTGCGCCATATGATGGCCCGCGAACACGGCGAGGAAGCGATCGACTTCGAGGCGGCGGCGCTCAAGAGCGTGCCGTTGATGTCCGGCGGCCCCGTCGCCCCGATCACCGATCTCTGGCATGTGCCGACCTGGCGTCGTAACGCCCGCGACCTGCGCATGCAGATCGGCGAGGTCGTTCAGGCGCTGGCGGGATGGGCCGAGATCGAGGCCAGCGGCTTGAGCGACGTGATTCGCCTAAATGCCCGTGAGGGGCTGGGGTTTGAACTCGGTCCGCTGGGCGATAACCCGAGTCGCCGCGCCCAGCTCGTTTGGCAGCTGCTCGCTGGTTTCCTGGGCGACATCGATCCGAGGTTGCCGGCCGATATCTCGCTACTCGGAGAACTGATCGGCAGTTGCGGTACGGATAGCGATGTTCGCCTGCCCGATGGACTGTTCATTCGCGTGTTCTGGCTGACCCGCCTGATTCGGGTATTGCGCGACACACTCGACAATGCTGAGAGGGAATCGCAATGA
- a CDS encoding single-stranded DNA-binding protein, whose product MSTHFMGEGNIGTDPECKLLPANGNQPPRGVMRLNVRFDNPVPTDKGTVDRGGFWANVEIWHRDVELWSRLYQKGMRVMVSGRMVLDEWKDRETGEDRSQFKVQAVRIGMLPYRVSQVVLDAGQSGQPASAQPTPESAQRGAYSKAAGPEGEWDNPVGANQG is encoded by the coding sequence ATGAGCACGCATTTCATGGGCGAGGGGAACATCGGTACCGATCCCGAGTGCAAGTTGCTGCCGGCCAACGGCAATCAACCACCCCGAGGGGTCATGCGATTGAACGTTCGTTTCGACAACCCGGTGCCCACCGACAAGGGCACCGTCGATCGTGGCGGATTCTGGGCCAACGTCGAGATCTGGCACCGCGATGTCGAGCTCTGGTCACGGCTCTATCAGAAAGGCATGCGGGTCATGGTGTCGGGGCGAATGGTGCTCGACGAGTGGAAGGATCGCGAAACCGGCGAGGACCGATCGCAGTTCAAGGTCCAGGCGGTGCGAATCGGCATGTTGCCTTACCGCGTTTCCCAGGTCGTGCTCGATGCCGGGCAGAGTGGTCAGCCGGCATCTGCCCAGCCGACACCCGAGTCGGCTCAACGAGGTGCTTACTCCAAGGCCGCCGGACCGGAGGGTGAGTGGGACAACCCGGTAGGCGCGAATCAGGGGTGA